A window of the Candidatus Rokuibacteriota bacterium genome harbors these coding sequences:
- a CDS encoding Slp family lipoprotein: protein MRRAGLLLSALLLAGCVSAFPDEMLHAVNRAVTVSELRRAPGAHTGARVILGGEILATRPRVGETEIEVLARNLGSDDSPDRSDRSEGRFLVTTRGFLDPAVYAAGRRITVVGTVKGEEERAIGELPYRYPVITAEQIKLWPRDVAARHLVPVYPLGSYDWPPWPYWPYGPYQPWPFR, encoded by the coding sequence ATGCGCCGCGCCGGGCTCCTTCTCTCGGCCCTGCTTCTCGCTGGGTGCGTCTCCGCGTTCCCCGACGAGATGCTGCACGCGGTGAACCGCGCGGTGACCGTCTCCGAGCTGCGCCGCGCTCCAGGCGCGCACACCGGCGCGCGCGTGATCCTCGGCGGCGAGATCCTCGCCACCCGTCCCCGGGTGGGCGAGACCGAGATCGAGGTTCTCGCGCGGAACCTCGGGTCCGACGACAGCCCCGACCGGAGCGACCGATCCGAGGGGCGCTTCCTGGTGACGACGAGGGGCTTCCTCGATCCCGCCGTCTATGCCGCCGGCCGGCGCATCACCGTGGTGGGCACGGTCAAGGGCGAGGAGGAGCGCGCGATCGGCGAGCTGCCGTACCGCTACCCGGTGATCACAGCCGAGCAGATCAAGCTCTGGCCGCGCGACGTGGCAGCGAGGCATCTCGTCCCGGTCTACCCGCTGGGCTCCTACGACTGGCCGCCCTGGCCCTACTGGCCCTACGGCCCCTACCAGCCCTGGCCCTTTCGGTGA
- a CDS encoding quinone oxidoreductase, with protein MKAIRVHTPGGPEVLRLEDVPEPTPGAGQALVKLEAAGLNYIDVYFRTGANKVPLPFTPGLEGAGTVTALGAGVSDVKVGDRVAYTGIPGSYAQLNVCPANRLVKLPDGLSFRDGAAAMLQGMTAHYLVVSTYPLRKGETCLVHAAAGGMGLLLCQMAKMRGATVIGTASTEEKAALARAAGADHVIVYTTQDFVAEVKRITGGRGVDVVYDGVGATTFSGSLDCLRPRGTLALFGAASGPVPPLDLQLLNVKGSLFVTRPSLNHHIATREELVQRSGDVLGWIREGKLRLRVEITFPLAQAADAHRALEGRKTTGKVLLLP; from the coding sequence ATGAAGGCCATTCGCGTCCACACACCCGGGGGGCCCGAGGTCCTGAGGCTCGAGGATGTCCCGGAGCCCACCCCGGGGGCCGGCCAGGCCCTCGTCAAGCTCGAGGCGGCCGGGCTCAACTACATCGACGTCTACTTCCGCACCGGCGCCAACAAGGTGCCCCTGCCGTTCACGCCCGGTCTCGAGGGTGCGGGCACCGTCACCGCCCTGGGGGCCGGCGTCAGCGACGTCAAGGTGGGCGACCGCGTGGCCTACACGGGGATCCCGGGCTCCTACGCCCAGCTCAACGTCTGTCCCGCGAACCGCCTCGTGAAGCTCCCGGACGGCCTTTCCTTCCGGGACGGGGCGGCGGCCATGCTCCAGGGGATGACGGCCCACTACCTCGTGGTCTCGACCTATCCACTCCGGAAGGGCGAGACGTGCCTCGTGCACGCCGCGGCCGGCGGCATGGGGCTCCTGCTCTGCCAGATGGCGAAGATGCGCGGCGCGACCGTGATCGGCACGGCGTCCACGGAGGAGAAGGCCGCCCTGGCCCGAGCGGCGGGGGCCGACCACGTCATTGTCTACACCACGCAGGACTTCGTGGCCGAGGTGAAGCGCATCACCGGCGGCCGCGGCGTGGACGTGGTCTACGACGGCGTGGGCGCCACGACCTTCAGCGGGAGCCTCGACTGTCTGAGGCCCCGCGGCACGCTGGCGCTGTTCGGGGCGGCGAGCGGTCCCGTGCCGCCGCTCGATCTCCAGCTCCTCAACGTGAAGGGATCCCTCTTCGTGACACGACCGAGCCTCAACCATCACATCGCCACCCGCGAGGAATTGGTCCAGCGCTCGGGCGACGTCCTGGGCTGGATCCGCGAGGGGAAGCTCCGGCTGCGCGTGGAGATCACCTTCCCGCTGGCGCAGGCCGCCGATGCGCACCGCGCCCTCGAGGGCCGGAAGACCACAGGAAAGGTGCTCCTGCTGCCATGA